A part of Capsicum annuum cultivar UCD-10X-F1 chromosome 6, UCD10Xv1.1, whole genome shotgun sequence genomic DNA contains:
- the LOC107855521 gene encoding LOW QUALITY PROTEIN: putative pentatricopeptide repeat-containing protein At1g12700, mitochondrial (The sequence of the model RefSeq protein was modified relative to this genomic sequence to represent the inferred CDS: substituted 1 base at 1 genomic stop codon), with translation MRGFSPCKYNNYIPFLSSSIIRCYSSVKGKVGVYINVENEVKCLDDAVSLFNRMVRMNPLPSVTLFCKLYKIMINMKHYSSVVSLFQEMRKLRIPINDFMLNILINSYCLMHCVDCAFSVLPIYMKTGIPLDVVTFNTLLRGLFAQNKIRDAVELFKKVVRENICEPNQVMYATVMNGLSKRGHTQKTISLLRLMEQGNTKPNIYSYAIVIDALCKDGNLDGAINLLNETKQKGIPQDRVIYGSLIDGLCKLGQWEKVRNFFSEMVNLNIYPDVYIFTMVIDGLCKERKVEAAEEVMEHMIKKGVEPNIITYNVIMDGYCLRGQLVRARRIFDIMIDKCIEPDIFSYSILINGYCKKKKLAKAMQLLGEISQRGSKPNTVTYNTILHGLFKVGRIGDAKXVYAEMLYAGPKPDICTHSTVLDGYFRYGLVEEAMSLFNKLERKRENTDIALYTVVLNGLCKNGKLDEAHSVFEKLSLIGLTPNVRTYTTMITGFCLQGLLDEAKSMLRKMEDNGCPPNNVTYRVILQGFLRCSKFSEMETFMKEMADRGFSFDASTAELLVNIVRENPSVLDIIPELHSKNKY, from the coding sequence ATGAGGGGATTTTCTCCTTGTAAATACAACAATTATATTCCCTTTCTCTCTTCTTCAATAATTAGATGTTATTCTTCAGTAAAGGGTAAAGTTGGAGTATACATCAATGTTGAGAATGAGGTAAAGTGCTTGGATGATGCTGTTAGTCTCTTCAATCGAATGGTCAGAATGAATCCTCTTCCTTCCGTTACCCTCTTctgtaaattatataaaattatgataaatatgaaGCATTACTCTTCTGTTGTTTCTCTTTTCCAAGAAATGCGGAAATTGCGTATCCCAATTAatgatttcatgttaaatataCTGATTAACAGTTATTGCTTGATGCATTGTGTTGATTGTGCATTTTCGGTGTTACCCATTTACATGAAGACTGGCATTCCACTGGACGTCGTCACCTTTAACACTCTATTAAGGGGATTATTTGCTCAAAATAAGATCAGAGATGCTGTTGAATTGTTCAAAAAAGTGGTGAGGGAGAATATTTGTGAGCCCAACCAAGTCATGTATGCAACCGTCATGAATGGGCTCAGCAAAAGGGGTCATACTCAAAAGACTATAAGTTTGCTTCGGCTAATGGAACAGGGAAACACTAAGCCCAATATATATAGCTATGCCATTGTTATTGATGCCCTTTGCAAAGATGGAAACTTAGATGGTGCTATCAACCTTTTGAATGAGACGAAACAGAAAGGCATTCCTCAGGACAGAGTCATATATGGTTCATTAATTGATGGTCTGTGTAAGCTAGGTCAGTGGGAGAAGGTTAGGAATTTCTTCTCTGAGATGGTGAATCTTAATATTTATCCAGATGTGTACATCTTCACCATGGTGATTGATGGACTATGCAAAGAACGGAAAGTTGAAGCCGCCGAGGAAGTAATGGAACACATGATCAAAAAAGGTGTAGAGCCTAATATAATCACCTACAACGTGATAATGGATGGATATTGTTTGCGTGGTCAACTGGTTAGAGCAAGGAgaatttttgatataatgatagATAAGTGCATTGAGCCTGACATCTTTAGCTATAGCATACTAATAAATGGATATTGTAAGAAAAAGAAATTGGCCAAGGCCATGCAATTGCTTGGTGAAATTTCTCAAAGGGGATCAAAACCTAATACTGTTACCTACAATACCATCTTGCACGGTCTGTTTAAAGTTGGAAGAATTGGTGATGCAAAATGAGTTTATGCTGAGATGCTATATGCGGGACCCAAACCTGATATATGCACTCATTCCACTGTGCTCGATGGTTATTTTAGGTACGGACTTGTTGAAGAAGCTATGTCACTCTTTAATAAGTTGGAAAGAAAGCGAGAAAATACAGATATTGCACTTTACACGGTTGTCCTTAATGGATTGTGCAAAAATGGTAAACTGGATGAAGCTCATTCTGTTTTTGAGAAGCTTTCTTTGATCGGATTGACTCCGAATGTGAGAACATACACTACAATGATAACTGGATTTTGTCTACAAGGATTGTTAGATGAAGCTAAAAGTATGCTAAGAAAAATGGAAGACAATGGTTGTCCTCCAAACAATGTAACTTATAGAGTTATTTTGCAAGGATTTCTCAGGTGTAGCAAATTTAGTGAGATGGAGACTTTTATGAAGGAAATGGCTGATAGGGGCTTCTCTTTTGATGCAAGTACAGCTGAACTTTTGGTTAACATTGTACGGGAGAATCCTTCCGTCCTTGACATAATACCAGAGCTTCACTCGAAAAATAAGTACTGA